Sequence from the Amycolatopsis sp. NBC_00345 genome:
AGGAACCTGCGCCGCCAGGAAACGGCCGTGCTCGCGCTGATCATCTCCGACGTCGAGAACCCGTTCTTCACGGCGATCGCGCGCGGGGTGGAGGACCTCGCGCAGGTGTCGGGGTACTCGGTGGTGCTGTGCAACTCCGACGAGAACGAGGACAAGGAGCGCCGCTACATCGACGTGGCGCTGCAGGAGCGGGTCGCGGGCGTGGTGCTGTCGCCGACGGGGCGCTCCACCAACGTCGAGCACCTGCGCCGCCAGGGCACGCCGATAGTGGCGGTCGACCGCCCGCTGAACGGGCCCGACGGCGACCAAGTCCTCGTCGACACCCGCCGCGCCGCGCGCGACGCCGCCCGTCACCTCTCCGCGGGCGGCTACGGCCGGATCGGCTGCCTGAGCGGCCCCGCGGGCGTGCGCACCGCCGACGACCGGCTCGCCGGCTTCCGCGACGCCGTCGGCGAGGACACCACACTGTTCCGCCGCACCGAGTACCGCGCGGAGGGCGCCCGGCTGGCCGCGCTGGAACTGCTGGACCTGCCCGAGCCGCCGGACGCGCTGCTGGTCGCCAACAGCACCATGACCATCGGCGCGCTGCAGGCCCTCACCGGCCGCGGCCTGCGCCCCGGCCGTGACGTCGGCATCGTGTCCTTCGACGACGCCCCCTGGGCGACGCTCATCGACCCGCCGCTGACCGTCGTCGCGCAGCCCGCGTACGACATCGGCCGCGTCGCCGCGCAGCTGCTGCTGGCCCGCATCGCCGACGGGACCCGCGCGCCCACCACGACCACGCTGGAAGCCCGGCTGATCGAACGGCAGAGTTCCCGCCGCTGAGCCGCGGGCGGGCCGAAGACTTCACGCGGGGGCGAATCCGGCCGCGAACCGGCCCGGACGAACGACGTGCCTGGTGGGCCGACGTGACGCCGGCCCCCAGGCACGCCCCACCCCCTTGTCCCCCCAGCGCCGGTGGCCCGAAGGACACCGGTGCCGCAGCAGCCCGAGGCGGAAATCGATCCTCAACGGAACGTAAATGCGCCACGTCGGGGTGTCAAGCGCACGAAAGCCTGGACAACCGGGTCACGTCCCGGGCACACTGTCCCCCAATCGCCTACGCATCGTGTTTGATGCTGTGCACTCCGTGTCGATCTCTGGTGAATTCACCCACAGATCCGGTGAAGAACCGCACGAACCCGCACATGCGAGCTACTCTGAGCGCATGTCACCCGCGCTGGAGAACGTCCTCGCCAAAGCCGGCCTGAAGGCCGACGCGAACGAGTTCTTGACGCTCGTGGAGGACGCGGCACGCCGGCTTTCGCCACCGAATCCGGACCCGTCCCACTACTTTTCGCCCGACCAGCGGGCCGCGCTCGCCGACGTCGGGCTCGACCTGTCGCCGCGGCATGAGAACGAGCCGGACTTCCGCGCGCGCACCGTCGCCGCGCACGCCGTGCTCGCGGACTCCGCGTTGAACGTGCTCGAGGCCGCACAGGCGCTCGGCGTCGACGACAGCCGCATCCGGCACCGCCTCAAGGAGGGCCGGCTCACCGGCTGGAAGGACCAGGGCTGGCGCCTGCCGTCCTGGCAGTTCAACGGCTCGGGCGTGCTGCCCGGCCTCGAGGTCGTGCTGCGCGCGGTGCCCGAGGACCAGCCCGCGCTGGTCGTCGCCGCGTTCATGAACACTCCCCAGGCCGACCTGGTGATCAGCGACCGGCCGGCGACGCCCCGGCAGTGGCTTCTCTCCGGCGGTGACCCCGAACAGGTAGCCGGTCTCGTCGCCACGCTGGGCTCGCCGTTCTAGGCTGAGCCGAAGAGCAAGATCACCCACACAGGACGGACGACCCCCGACGCATGGCCCGGCTCCCCCTGCCGCCCGCACGATCCGCCCTGGTCAAGGAACTTGACCGGAGCCACGACGTGGTTTCGGTGCAGCCCGAGACCAGGCTGGTCCGGATCTTCACCGCGCACGGCAACCACCCGCAGCAGTGGAACACGTTCCGCTACACCGGCCCGCTCCCGCACGGGCGGTTCGACCAGCAACCGCCCGGCCGTGGCGGTCAGCCGGTCACCGACCCGGCCAACGGCGTGCTGTACTTCGGCCTGACCGTGCGCACCAGCGTCGCCGAGGTCTTCCAGACCAGCTCCACCGTCGACCGCAAGACGCGCGGCCCGCGGCTGGTGGTCGTCCGGCCGACCCGCACCCTGCGGCTGCTCGACCTGACCGGCCTGTGGCCGACGCGGGTGGGCGCGTCGCAGGAGATCTCCAGCGGGCCGAAGAAGATCACCCAGGCCTGGGCCCGCGCGATCCGCACGGCTCTGCCCGACCTCGACGGCCTCTGGTACCGCTCCTCGATGGACGCCGGCGACCCGTCGCTGTGCCTGTGGGACCCGCCCGCGGGCGCGGCGCTGCCGATCGCGCCGGACGTGCTGCTGCCCCTGGACCACCCCGGCCTCGACGTGCCGCTGGGCCGGGTCTGCGAAGAGCTGAACTACACCCTGCTCAACTAGCCTGCTCAAGGAAGCGCCGGGCCCTCGCCGTGACCATCCCGGCGAGGGCGCCTGCCGACCGCCTCAGCCCAGGTGCCGCGACCACCACTCCAGCACGGCGTCGAACCGCTGCACGCGGTGGCGCGGCCGGCCCGAGCGGGAGAGTTCGTGGCCCTCGCCCGGGAACAGCAGGAACTCCGCATCCGCGCCGGCCTTGCGCAGGGCCACGAACATGCGCTGCGCCTGCTCCAGCGGGCACCGCCAGTCCTGCTCGGAGTGCACCACGGCGAACGGGATGGAGATCTGGTCCGCGTAGGTGAGCGGGCTGCGATCGCGCTGGACCTCGGGGTCGGAGCCGATGTAGGAGTCGACGAAGGTGTAGCCGATGTCGGAGCTGCCGACCATCGAGTCCCACGCGTTCACCGCGCGCTCGCTCCAGGCGGCCTTGAACCGCTCCGGGTGGTGCGAGGCGACCCAGCTCGTCATGAACCCGCCGTACGAGCCGCCCATGATGCCGGTCCGCGCCGGGTCGAGGTCGGGCCGCTCCAGCGCCTTGTCCAGCAGCGCCAGGACGTCGTCGACGTCGACCGTGCCGAACCCGTGCGTGATGGCGCGGCCGTGGCTCTGCCCGTAGCCCGCCGAGCCGCGCGGGTTGCCGAGCACCACGGCGTAACCGGCGGACGCGTACACCTGCGCCTCGTCGAACACCGCCCAGTCCTGCTGGGCGAACGGGCCGCCGTGCACGACGCGCAGCACCGGGTGCGGGCCCTCGCCCTCGGGAAGCACCAGCCAGCCGTGCACCGGGTAGCCGTCGGGCGCCGTGGTGTTCAGCTCCACGACCTGGCGAAGACCCTTGTCCCGCAACGTCTTCGAGTAGTCCGTGAGCACGCGGGGGCCGCCGGCAGCGGTGAGCACCACGACGTCACCGGAAGTCTCGGGCGTCGCGACCACGGCGACCACCGTGTCACCGTCCGCGGCGAACCCGCGGACCGCGAGGTGACCGCCGTGCAGCACCCGCAGACTGTCCAGCGGCGCCGCGTCGGCCGTCACCGGCACCGCGCGCAGCTCGGCCGCGCCGCGGTTGCGCACGACCACCAGGACCTCGTCCCCGAGCGGGACGGCCGGTCCGGCGCCGTCCTCGATGTCGACCGTCTCGATGTCGGTCAGCCGGCGCGCCTTGACCGGGCCGCTATCGCCGAGGACGGCGGCGTACAGACCGGTGTTGCTGGCCTCGAAGTGACCGTCCTCAAAGGACGAACCGTAGAAGAACAAGGTGCCGTCCGGACCGAACACCGGCAGCCCGGCCCACCCTTGCCCCCGCACGAGCAGTTCGGGATCTCCGCCGCCGGACGGGAAGGAAACCAGATCGAACGTGTCGGTCTCCACCCGGTCCCAGTCCTGCGGCACCGTGACGATCACGCGCCGGCCGTCGGGCGTCCACACGGGATAGTCAACGGAGTAGGCGGCGGGCGAGACGGGCTCCGGCTCGGCAGCGGCAGTCTCGATGTCCAGCACGAAGAGTCGCTTCACCTGGTCGCGCAGGAAGCCGATGTCGTCGAAGCGGTAGTCGAGACGCGTGATCCGGCGCGGGGCCTCGGCGGGCGGCTCCGGCGTCTTGCCGTCGGCGTCCGCCGTGCCGTAACGGCCCGCCTCCGGCAGCCGGGCGGTGAACGCGAGCCGGCGCGAGTCCGGCGCCCACACCGGCGCGTCGGCGCCCAGCTGCAGCGACGTCAGCCGCTGGGCCTCGCCGCCGCCGGACGGCATCACGTGCACCTGCGGGCTGCCGTCGGCGCCCGCGCCCTCGCCGGCGCGGAGGAACGCGACCCAGCGCCCGTCCGGCGAGATCGACGGCGCCGAGTCGTGCGGCCCGTGGGTCCACGGCGCCTCCCCGCCGCCGAGGTCCACCCGGCGAAGCGCGCTGTGCCCGGAGTCGGACTCCAGGTCCGGGCGCTTCACCGCGGTGAGCAGCAGCTCACCCCGCAGCGCGGGGCGGCCGGGGACGACGAGGGCTTCGATGTCGGCAGGACGCATGCCGACGACCGTACCGGATCATTAGCAACGCGAACGACCTATTTGGCGGACAGCTCAGCGCGTTCGTCACGCTTGGCCTTCGCCAGGCTGGCCACCGTGGTCACGGTCAGCACGACCACGATCACGCCGAGGGAGACCCAGTTGTTGATGTCCAGCCAGTCCGGCGCCACGTGGTACTCGTGCAGCGCGTGCACGAACAGCTTCGCGCCGATGAAGGCGAGGATCACGGCCAGCCCGTAGGTCAGGTACACCAGCTTCTCGACCAGCCCGCCGAGCAGGAAGTACAGCTGGCGCAGGCCCATCAGCGCGAACGCGTTGGCCGTGAACACCAGGAAGGCCTCCTGGGTGATGCCGAAGATGGCCGGGATCGAGTCCACCGCGAAGAGCAGGTCGGCCGAGCCGATGGCGACGATCACCACGAGCATCGGCGTGATCATCCGCTTGCCGTTGACCTTGACCGTGTACTTGTGCCCGTGGAAGTCGTCGGTCACCGGGAAGAACTTCCGCACCGCCCGGGTGACGGCGTTCTCCTTGTACTCCTCTTCCTCGTCCTTCTTGCGCAGCATGCTGACCGCGGTCCAGATGAGCACCGCGCCGAAGAGGAAGAAGACCCACACGAACTCCGCGATGAGCGCGGCGCCGACGGCGATGAAGACGCTCCGCATGGCCAGCGCGAGCAGGATCCCGACCAGCAGCACCCGGTGCTGGTGGATCGCCGGCACCTTGAACGAGGCCATGATGATCATGAAGATGAACAGGTTATCGACGCTCAGCGAGTACTCGGTGATGTACCCGGTGAAGAACTCGACCCCGGAACTGTGCCCGGCGAAGACCCAGACACCGATGCCGAAGAGGACCGCGCAGGCGACGTAGAAGATCACCCAGCGGGCGGCCTCACGGGTGGTCACCTCGTGCGGATTGTGGTCGACGATGAACAGGTCCACCGCGATCAGGGCGAGAATGCCGCCGACCGTTGCGATCCACAGCCACAGGGGGACAGTCATGAAACAACCTCCGGATAGTGCACAGCAGCAACTAACCGGAGGTCTCTTCCGCCGCTTCACCAGCGACCGACGGTGCCGGGGGGCTGAGCCACCGTGCTGACGACACCGCCGCGAAGGAATACTCCCCTCACAGCGAGTTCAGTGTGCCGGTTACGGCGCGCAAACGCCAGCGGAGGTTGCCCGCGTCACCA
This genomic interval carries:
- a CDS encoding LacI family DNA-binding transcriptional regulator, whose translation is MATISDVAARAGVSTATVSRALNGKSTVDPELAARVLVAAEELGYHPNGLARNLRRQETAVLALIISDVENPFFTAIARGVEDLAQVSGYSVVLCNSDENEDKERRYIDVALQERVAGVVLSPTGRSTNVEHLRRQGTPIVAVDRPLNGPDGDQVLVDTRRAARDAARHLSAGGYGRIGCLSGPAGVRTADDRLAGFRDAVGEDTTLFRRTEYRAEGARLAALELLDLPEPPDALLVANSTMTIGALQALTGRGLRPGRDVGIVSFDDAPWATLIDPPLTVVAQPAYDIGRVAAQLLLARIADGTRAPTTTTLEARLIERQSSRR
- a CDS encoding DNA-binding protein, with protein sequence MSPALENVLAKAGLKADANEFLTLVEDAARRLSPPNPDPSHYFSPDQRAALADVGLDLSPRHENEPDFRARTVAAHAVLADSALNVLEAAQALGVDDSRIRHRLKEGRLTGWKDQGWRLPSWQFNGSGVLPGLEVVLRAVPEDQPALVVAAFMNTPQADLVISDRPATPRQWLLSGGDPEQVAGLVATLGSPF
- a CDS encoding RES family NAD+ phosphorylase; its protein translation is MARLPLPPARSALVKELDRSHDVVSVQPETRLVRIFTAHGNHPQQWNTFRYTGPLPHGRFDQQPPGRGGQPVTDPANGVLYFGLTVRTSVAEVFQTSSTVDRKTRGPRLVVVRPTRTLRLLDLTGLWPTRVGASQEISSGPKKITQAWARAIRTALPDLDGLWYRSSMDAGDPSLCLWDPPAGAALPIAPDVLLPLDHPGLDVPLGRVCEELNYTLLN
- a CDS encoding S9 family peptidase → MRPADIEALVVPGRPALRGELLLTAVKRPDLESDSGHSALRRVDLGGGEAPWTHGPHDSAPSISPDGRWVAFLRAGEGAGADGSPQVHVMPSGGGEAQRLTSLQLGADAPVWAPDSRRLAFTARLPEAGRYGTADADGKTPEPPAEAPRRITRLDYRFDDIGFLRDQVKRLFVLDIETAAAEPEPVSPAAYSVDYPVWTPDGRRVIVTVPQDWDRVETDTFDLVSFPSGGGDPELLVRGQGWAGLPVFGPDGTLFFYGSSFEDGHFEASNTGLYAAVLGDSGPVKARRLTDIETVDIEDGAGPAVPLGDEVLVVVRNRGAAELRAVPVTADAAPLDSLRVLHGGHLAVRGFAADGDTVVAVVATPETSGDVVVLTAAGGPRVLTDYSKTLRDKGLRQVVELNTTAPDGYPVHGWLVLPEGEGPHPVLRVVHGGPFAQQDWAVFDEAQVYASAGYAVVLGNPRGSAGYGQSHGRAITHGFGTVDVDDVLALLDKALERPDLDPARTGIMGGSYGGFMTSWVASHHPERFKAAWSERAVNAWDSMVGSSDIGYTFVDSYIGSDPEVQRDRSPLTYADQISIPFAVVHSEQDWRCPLEQAQRMFVALRKAGADAEFLLFPGEGHELSRSGRPRHRVQRFDAVLEWWSRHLG
- a CDS encoding TerC family protein, with product MTVPLWLWIATVGGILALIAVDLFIVDHNPHEVTTREAARWVIFYVACAVLFGIGVWVFAGHSSGVEFFTGYITEYSLSVDNLFIFMIIMASFKVPAIHQHRVLLVGILLALAMRSVFIAVGAALIAEFVWVFFLFGAVLIWTAVSMLRKKDEEEEYKENAVTRAVRKFFPVTDDFHGHKYTVKVNGKRMITPMLVVIVAIGSADLLFAVDSIPAIFGITQEAFLVFTANAFALMGLRQLYFLLGGLVEKLVYLTYGLAVILAFIGAKLFVHALHEYHVAPDWLDINNWVSLGVIVVVLTVTTVASLAKAKRDERAELSAK